taaatgtgtatgtggttggattgggccattctttcatctgtttcctggcactacctcgctaacatgggagacagcgacaaagtatgataaataatataaataatattttttccagTTGTATGTATGGATAGTCGTAAGTTGCAAAGTTGTAAGTCGGGAAGCAACTGTATAATACTGGGATTACACTTTAATATTATACCAAAGGGAGCAGGAATTTCTAATTTCCCTTGTTCATTAGCATCTCTTGTAAGAAGAAGTAACTTTTCACAAGTTCAAGAGCAATTTTTtccttgaaggaatagtagtatagtggttccaacaatgttatatggttgcaaggcatgggctatagatagggttgtgtggaggagggtggatgtgttggaaatgaaatctttgaggacaatatgtggtgtgaggtggtttgatcaagtaagtaatgaaagagtaagagagatatgtggtaataaagagagtgtggttgagagagcagaagagggtgtattgaaatggtttggtcacatggagagaatgagtaagaaaagattgacaaagaggatatatgtgtcaaagatggagggaacaagaagtgggatatATTTCTACTTCAGTAGAAAGAGTAATGAAAGTAAATatttactggggtcgatgtgcttctATGGACTAAATCTGGGCATACAAAaaatccagggtaaaccatggaaaggcctgtcaGGCCTTGCTGTGGataagggagctgcggtttttgtgcattacacatgatggcaagagaatggatgcgagtggatgtggcctttctttgttccaggtgctaccttgctaatgcgggaaacagcaattatgcatggaaaaaaaataatgtatttcaGTACACCAGTGTGATTCACTTTAACAGTGTTTGGTATCTGGGGACTTACAATGTCTGTATTCAGTTTGTACATGAAGAATGCAGAAAAATAACTAAATTACATGGATTCTCCTCCAACTTTATGTACttattgtctttctttctttgcaACATTCCTAGATGCCATAATATATTTGAATCTTATTTACATGAATATAAACCTTTTTTAATTAGAACAGAAAAAAGTCATTAAAGTTATTGTTATATCAGAGCACTAAATATCTTTAAAATTCTGGTTTTTGGTTTGAATATGAAAAACAATCAATGGCAACTTGACTGTTTGAATTATCTGACTTGTCTAACTATGCTATATAGCCAAGTGGAATGCTAATGCTGACACTAGTATTAATATCATGGCAACTGCATAAGCTCTCTAGAATATTCTCTGAATCACGGAGCTGAATATGCTCATTACACTCTTTCAGGACTAACCCTTATGATGAAATTTACTCTGATGCTTTACTTCTGGATCATTTTCTTGACCCAAAAGTCCAATATGATTCCAATTACCAGCTCATTTACCAGAGGACTTAAAGATATAAATTACTGCATCATTCTTATCTCTAGTATTCAGCAGACAGAAAAAATACAGAAATTCTTTTTTACAAGAAATGACTATACTATTTTGTTTACTTGTGAAAATAAATATTTCCCAAAATGTTAAAATCAAAAAAATACTTAACAGCCTGTTCAAATGAGAAGGGGATATTAGATGAATATCTAAATAACTTACACACTTTCCCTGGGTCAGACGAACTGCTGGCTGACAGGAAAACATTCTGCAATTTCCCAGAATATTAAAATCAAGAAAATGACTATACTATTTTGTTTACTTGTGAAAATAAATATTTCCCAAAATGTTAAAATCAAAAAAATACTTAACATCCTGTTCAAATGAGAAGGGGATATTAGATGTATATCTAAACAACTTACAAACTTTCCCTGAGTCAGACGATCTGCTGGCTGACAGGATAACATTCTGCAATTTCTTCCAAGAGCAAATTTCTCTTCTTTGAGAGTAGAGCTGAGTGGGAACCCATAGCTTAAATGTGGGATTTCAGAAGGGTGCAATGGGTTCAACGGCAGAGCTTCTTGGCTTGTGAGATTATCAGAAGCAAGAACTTGGTCAACTGTTGTACTATCATATTCAGGTACTGGAGACTGTGAAGACATGACAAACTGTTCTCTTTTTGATTTCAAGTCAAATCCATGTTGTGCATCACACAATGAATTATATGCTGAATCAGAAGAATGttcatcactttttttctttGGGGATATTATGTCAGAGTTGTCCTTACTTTTAGTTTCTTTCTGATTGAAAGGGTTTTTGGAAAATTTCTCCTCAATCAACTGGTAACAGCAACCAATATTACAAAGAAATTCAACATTAGGATTTGACAGAAATAATCGTAAACTATTTGGTGCAAGGTTACCACAAGTGTGGAGCCCAACTAACCCTAAATGAGGATCGTCATTTATTTGACTATTTTTACCTCCAGGACCTAAACAAGGAAGAAAACTTTCATGAGATTCTTTTTTAGGGATGAAAGCATTTTGATTTAAAGAATTTTTTAAAAGCTTTGGAGAATGAATCTctgaattttcaaatatttccaaATTTTCCATATTTTCTTCGAGTTCTACATCAGTTTCAGAAGTCTGTTTAAAAGCTGGGTCACACATGACTTCTTTGATTTTATTCTTACCCATATTTTCAGTTTTTAAATCATTTCCACATTTATCAACCTTGTCAGAATCAAAAGTCGAAGAATACTTTATCATATGTTTTTCTTCACCAATAATATCTCTAACAATTTGAACTAAGTTTGTATCATCAGTTATGAAACTTGTAATTCCAATATATCTACCACAAACTTTAGGCCTTGGATTTAAGAAACTGGATGACACTTCCTCAATTTTTCCTTGAGTTTCACTGTTTTGCTTTGAATGACCTTCCCTCCCTTGTTTTCCTCTCATCTTTACAAATCTTCCATCCATTATGCGCGGTTCACTTTGCTTCACCTTTCCCCAGCGTCTCTGTGAAGTATATGCAAAGTTTAAGTGAAACTAAAATGTACATAATGTAAAATGACAGTTGCTTATATGAATATCCATCAGAGTAAAGTTGGAAttgaaataaagataatgaatgaaATTCTAAAGATGCATGggttataatcattatatacaaTTTGTAGCCTAGTAACCCTTTAACGTCTCACTAAATGATTCCTTACTACCTTAAAAATTCACATATTTCAAGTTGCTTAAAAATGAATGTAACCATCCAGTTTAAAAGatattaatttttcttctttgtttgccatttctcacacTAGTGAGGTAACAGGATCAGACATAGAAAGGTcacttttgctcacatccatcctctagctatCATGTTCGGTGCAAATATACCAATAAGAAAATCATTTCAGAAGTATATTATGTTCATTACTTTTACAGTAATAACATTTAGAAATTCTACAGATGTTTCAGCTCAATGCAGTATAAAGTGCAAGAATGTGTCCTGAGTGTCAACTGAGTTAACACTGTGTGTGTCATTTATTCACACCAAAATACAGATCACTGAATTTCATCATGTTTTATCTTACATTATACATCTTTTCTTGCAATAATTAGGGAGGGTCACGGATTTTTTCATAATGGCAAAACCATTTATTATCCATtgtacttgattaccatttcccacgttagcaaggtagcgcaaggaaacagacaaagaaagacccatccactcatatacacacatatatacatacatataaatatacatataaacttatgaatatataaaccaagatgagaaaaaaggagaaataggtggtatgtttgaggaaaggaacctggatgttttggctctgagtgaaatgaagctcaagggtaaaggggaagagtggtttgggaatgtcttgggagtaaagttgggggttagtgagaggacaagagcaagggaaggagtagcactactcctgaaacaggagtggtgggagtatgtgatagagtgtaagaaaataaactctagattgatatgggtaaaactgaaagttgatggagagagatgggtgattattggtgcatatgcacctgggcatgagaagaaagatcacgagaggcaagtgttttgggaacagctgaatgagtgtgttagtggtattgatgcacaagaccgggttatagtgatgggtgatttgaatgcataggtgagtaatgtgtcagttgagggaataattggtgtacatggggtgttcagtgttgtaaatggaaatggtgaagagcttgtagatttatgtgctgaaaaaggactggtgattggaaatacctggtttaaaaagagagatatacataagtatatgtatatgagtaggagagatggccagagaatgttattggattacgtgttaattgatacgcatgcaaaagagagacttttggatgttaatgtgctgaggggtgcaactggagggatgtctgatcattatattgtggaggcgaaggtgaagatttgtagaggttttcagaaaagaggaatgttggggagaagagagaggtgagagtaagggagcttgggaaggagacctgtgtgaggaagtaccaggagagactgagttcaaaatggaaaaaggtgagaacaaaggaggtaaggggagtgggggaggaatgggatgtatttagggaagcaatgatggcttacacaaaagatgcttgtgacatgagaagcgtgggaggtgggcagataagaaagggtagtgagtggtgggatgaagaaggaagattattagtgaaagagaagagagaggcatttggacgatttttgcagggaaataatgcaaatgagtgggagatgtataaaaggaagaggcaggaggtcaagagaaaggtgcaagaggtgaaaaagagggcaaatgagagttggagtgagagagtatcattaaattttagggagaataaaaagatgttttggaaggaggtagataaagtgcgtaagacaagggaacaaatgggaacttcagtgaagggggctaatggggaggtgataacaagtagtggtgatgtgagaaggagatgtaatgAGTTTTTTGAAGCtttgtcaaatgtgtttgatgacaaagtggcagatatagggtgttttggtcgaggtggtgtgcaatgtgagagggttagggaaaatgatttgataaacagagaagaggtagtaaaaactttgcggaagatgaaagccagcaaggcagcaggtttggatggtattgcagtggaatttattaaaaaagggggtgactgtattgttgactggttggtaaggttatttaatgtatgtatgattcatggtgagatgcctgaggattggcggaatgcttgcatagtgccactgtacaaaggcaaaggggacaaaggtgagtgctcaaattacagaggtataagtttgttgagtattcctgggaaattatatgggagggtattgattgagagggtgaaggcatgtacagagcatcccattggggaagagcagtgtggtttcagaagtggtagagaatgtgtggatcaggtgtttgctttgaagaatgtatgtcagaaatacttagaagagcaaatggatttgtatgtagcatttatggatctggagaaggcatatgatagagttgatagagatgctatgtggaaggtattaagaatatatggtgtggaaggcaagttgttagaagcagtgaaaagtttttatcaaggatgtaaggcttgtggacgtgtaggaagagaggaaagtgattggttctcagtgaatgtaggtttgcggcaggggtatgtgatgtctccatggttgtttaatttgtatatggatggggttgttagggaggtgaatgcaagagttttggaaagaggggcaagtatgcagtctgttgtggatgaaagagcttgggaagtaagtcagttgttgttcactgatgatacagcgctggtggctgattcatgtgagaaactgcagaagctggtgactgagtttggtaaagtgtgtgaaaaaagaaagttgagagtaaatatgaaaagagcaaggttagtagggttgagggtcaagtcaattgggaggtaagtttgaatggagaaaaactggaggaagtgaagtgttttagatatctgggagtggatttggcagtggatggaaccatggaagcagaagtgaatcatagggtgggagagggggcgaaaattctgggagccttgaagaatgtgtggaac
This window of the Panulirus ornatus isolate Po-2019 chromosome 10, ASM3632096v1, whole genome shotgun sequence genome carries:
- the LOC139750877 gene encoding probable methyltransferase-like protein 25 isoform X4, encoding MESHKDLTRDFSEASDFVVGMASLDNINKSLRKVSKFLAPLIPLVGCHMVDYMTANHWENYLPPQLQEDLLQLPREKLQYIPTASMQFDTHDIAYTSEGWCFSSSDLPSFIVAIREHCLPSLGITTAVEEVLNAYGSSEVNTFEMRGIMSDKKSHEVEVMSQVTARLAKGCRVDWIVDLGSGRGYLSSSLVLQYDLNVVAIDSDKSNTSSALVRKEKLQRRWGKVKQSEPRIMDGRFVKMRGKQGREGHSKQNSETQGKIEEVSSSFLNPRPKVCGRYIGITSFITDDTNLVQIVRDIIGEEKHMIKYSSTFDSDKVDKCGNDLKTENMGKNKIKEVMCDPAFKQTSETDVELEENMENLEIFENSEIHSPKLLKNSLNQNAFIPKKESHESFLPCLGPGGKNSQINDDPHLGLVGLHTCGNLAPNSLRLFLSNPNVEFLCNIGCCYQLIEEKFSKNPFNQKETKSKDNSDIISPKKKSDEHSSDSAYNSLCDAQHGFDLKSKREQFVMSSQSPVPEYDSTTVDQVLASDNLTSQEALPLNPLHPSEIPHLSYGFPLSSTLKEEKFALGRNCRMLSCQPADRLTQGKFQFESTIVHWAF
- the LOC139750877 gene encoding probable methyltransferase-like protein 25 isoform X2 codes for the protein MASLDNINKSLRKVSKFLAPLIPLVGCHMVDYMTANHWENYLPPQLQEDLLQLPREKLQYIPTASMQFDTHDIAYTSEGWCFSSSDLPSFIVAIREHCLPSLGITTAVEEVLNAYGSSEVNTFEMRGIMSDKKSHEVEVMSQVTARLAKGCRVDWIVDLGSGRGYLSSSLVLQYDLNVVAIDSDKSNTSSALVRKEKLQRRWGKVKQSEPRIMDGRFVKMRGKQGREGHSKQNSETQGKIEEVSSSFLNPRPKVCGRYIGITSFITDDTNLVQIVRDIIGEEKHMIKYSSTFDSDKVDKCGNDLKTENMGKNKIKEVMCDPAFKQTSETDVELEENMENLEIFENSEIHSPKLLKNSLNQNAFIPKKESHESFLPCLGPGGKNSQINDDPHLGLVGLHTCGNLAPNSLRLFLSNPNVEFLCNIGCCYQLIEEKFSKNPFNQKETKSKDNSDIISPKKKSDEHSSDSAYNSLCDAQHGFDLKSKREQFVMSSQSPVPEYDSTTVDQVLASDNLTSQEALPLNPLHPSEIPHLSYGFPLSSTLKEEKFALGRNCRMLSCQPADRLTQGKFSGIEPLYWRALLQLLLKDKLKDVSNIAHVGRIAAKCQNFPEYARMAFSKLGIAIEVTQEELEQYDHKHLDDLKKLERFYLLRASIAPVIEGIILLDRLAFLCEQENVSAHLVQLFDPVISPRCYGIIAIKNHWHCT
- the LOC139750877 gene encoding probable methyltransferase-like protein 25 isoform X5, coding for MVLNAYGSSEVNTFEMRGIMSDKKSHEVEVMSQVTARLAKGCRVDWIVDLGSGRGYLSSSLVLQYDLNVVAIDSDKSNTSSALVRKEKLQRRWGKVKQSEPRIMDGRFVKMRGKQGREGHSKQNSETQGKIEEVSSSFLNPRPKVCGRYIGITSFITDDTNLVQIVRDIIGEEKHMIKYSSTFDSDKVDKCGNDLKTENMGKNKIKEVMCDPAFKQTSETDVELEENMENLEIFENSEIHSPKLLKNSLNQNAFIPKKESHESFLPCLGPGGKNSQINDDPHLGLVGLHTCGNLAPNSLRLFLSNPNVEFLCNIGCCYQLIEEKFSKNPFNQKETKSKDNSDIISPKKKSDEHSSDSAYNSLCDAQHGFDLKSKREQFVMSSQSPVPEYDSTTVDQVLASDNLTSQEALPLNPLHPSEIPHLSYGFPLSSTLKEEKFALGRNCRMLSCQPADRLTQGKFSGIEPLYWRALLQLLLKDKLKDVSNIAHVGRIAAKCQNFPEYARMAFSKLGIAIEVTQEELEQYDHKHLDDLKKLERFYLLRASIAPVIEGIILLDRLAFLCEQENVSAHLVQLFDPVISPRCYGIIAIKNHWHCT
- the LOC139750877 gene encoding probable methyltransferase-like protein 25 isoform X1: MESHKDLTRDFSEASDFVVGMASLDNINKSLRKVSKFLAPLIPLVGCHMVDYMTANHWENYLPPQLQEDLLQLPREKLQYIPTASMQFDTHDIAYTSEGWCFSSSDLPSFIVAIREHCLPSLGITTAVEEVLNAYGSSEVNTFEMRGIMSDKKSHEVEVMSQVTARLAKGCRVDWIVDLGSGRGYLSSSLVLQYDLNVVAIDSDKSNTSSALVRKEKLQRRWGKVKQSEPRIMDGRFVKMRGKQGREGHSKQNSETQGKIEEVSSSFLNPRPKVCGRYIGITSFITDDTNLVQIVRDIIGEEKHMIKYSSTFDSDKVDKCGNDLKTENMGKNKIKEVMCDPAFKQTSETDVELEENMENLEIFENSEIHSPKLLKNSLNQNAFIPKKESHESFLPCLGPGGKNSQINDDPHLGLVGLHTCGNLAPNSLRLFLSNPNVEFLCNIGCCYQLIEEKFSKNPFNQKETKSKDNSDIISPKKKSDEHSSDSAYNSLCDAQHGFDLKSKREQFVMSSQSPVPEYDSTTVDQVLASDNLTSQEALPLNPLHPSEIPHLSYGFPLSSTLKEEKFALGRNCRMLSCQPADRLTQGKFSGIEPLYWRALLQLLLKDKLKDVSNIAHVGRIAAKCQNFPEYARMAFSKLGIAIEVTQEELEQYDHKHLDDLKKLERFYLLRASIAPVIEGIILLDRLAFLCEQENVSAHLVQLFDPVISPRCYGIIAIKNHWHCT
- the LOC139750877 gene encoding probable methyltransferase-like protein 25 isoform X3 yields the protein MESHKDLTRDFSEASDFVVGMASLDNINKSLRKVSKFLAPLIPLVGCHMVDYMTANHWENYLPPQLQEDLLQLPREKLQYIPTASMQFDTHDIAYTSEGWCFSSSDLPSFIVAIREHCLPSLGITTAVEEVLNAYGSSEVNTFEMRGIMSDKKSHEVEVMSQVTARLAKGCRVDWIVDLGSGRGYLSSSLVLQYDLNVVAIDSDKSNTSSALVRKEKLQRRWGKVKQSEPRIMDGRFVKMRGKQGREGHSKQNSETQGKIEEVSSSFLNPRPKVCGRYIGITSFITDDTNLVQIVRDIIGEEKHMIKYSSTFDSDKVDKCGNDLKTENMGKNKIKEVMCDPAFKQTSETDVELEENMENLEIFENSEIHSPKLLKNSLNQNAFIPKKESHESFLPCLGPGGKNSQINDDPHLGLVGLHTCGNLAPNSLRLFLSNPNVEFLCNIGCCYQLIEEKFSKNPFNQKETKSKDNSDIISPKKKSDEHSSDSAYNSLCDAQHGFDLKSKREQFVMSSQSPVPEYDSTTVDQVLASDNLTSQEALPLNPLHPSEIPHLSYGFPLSSTLKEEKFALGRNCRMLSCQPADRLTQGKFVSCLDIHLISPSHLNRMLIIFLILIFWEIAECFPVSQQFV